A section of the Clostridium omnivorum genome encodes:
- a CDS encoding DUF438 domain-containing protein: MDRVEKLAEMLQKLNSGDVTPELRQQVLEMVKNINPLELSLAEQKLIETGTKPEDLRHLCDIHMEVLKDELEMLRIKLSPDHVLTTLIKEHDEILKRLTLLDDINIKIQKMDTYNKTAQEFSMLLNTIEEIIGAEPHHKREEDVLFPELESRKVTGPTRIMRMEHDMLREKKHLIRGLALNVSEMDFQEFKNQLDEAVKYLVFNLRDHIYKENHILYPSSIDTLNDDNLWVEMKRACDKIGYCSFTPGK; encoded by the coding sequence ATGGATAGAGTTGAAAAATTAGCTGAAATGCTTCAAAAATTAAACAGTGGTGATGTAACACCGGAGCTTAGACAACAGGTACTTGAAATGGTTAAGAATATTAATCCTCTTGAGCTATCTTTAGCTGAACAAAAACTTATAGAAACTGGAACTAAGCCTGAGGATTTAAGACATCTTTGCGATATTCATATGGAAGTTTTAAAGGATGAACTAGAGATGCTTAGAATTAAGCTATCACCTGATCATGTGTTAACAACCTTAATAAAGGAACATGATGAAATACTTAAGAGGCTGACATTATTAGATGATATTAATATAAAAATACAAAAGATGGATACCTATAATAAAACTGCACAGGAATTTTCAATGCTTCTGAATACAATAGAAGAAATTATAGGTGCAGAGCCTCATCATAAGAGAGAAGAAGATGTGCTTTTCCCTGAGCTTGAATCTAGAAAGGTTACAGGCCCAACTAGAATAATGAGAATGGAGCATGATATGCTTAGAGAAAAGAAACATCTCATTAGAGGACTAGCACTAAATGTATCTGAAATGGACTTTCAGGAATTTAAAAATCAGCTAGATGAAGCTGTTAAATATTTAGTTTTTAATTTAAGAGATCATATCTATAAAGAAAATCATATTTTATACCCTTCCTCTATTGATACACTTAACGATGATAACTTATGGGTTGAAATGAAAAGGGCCTGCGATAAAATAGGCTACTGCAGCTTTACACCAGGTAAATAG
- the mscL gene encoding large-conductance mechanosensitive channel protein MscL, whose product MWKDFKKFALKGNVIDLAVGVIIGAAFGKIVTSLVNDIIMPPIGLLLGNVDFSELYINLSSKHYASLAQAKAAGAPTINYGLFLNNILDFLIVAFTIFLVVKQFERFKKKEEAVETEKTCKYCYTKIPIEATRCPHCTSVLEEE is encoded by the coding sequence ATGTGGAAGGATTTCAAAAAGTTTGCACTTAAGGGCAACGTAATTGATTTAGCTGTGGGCGTAATTATTGGAGCAGCTTTTGGAAAAATAGTTACTTCTTTGGTAAATGACATAATTATGCCGCCTATAGGTCTTTTGCTGGGAAATGTAGATTTTAGCGAGCTATACATAAACCTTAGTTCAAAACACTATGCTTCATTAGCACAGGCAAAGGCAGCAGGAGCGCCAACTATAAATTATGGATTATTTCTAAATAACATATTGGACTTTTTAATAGTTGCTTTTACTATATTCCTTGTTGTAAAGCAGTTTGAACGCTTCAAGAAAAAAGAAGAAGCAGTAGAGACTGAAAAGACATGTAAGTATTGCTACACAAAAATACCTATAGAAGCAACTAGATGTCCACATTGTACATCAGTTTTAGAAGAAGAATAA
- the mglC gene encoding galactose/methyl galactoside ABC transporter permease MglC, whose protein sequence is MAEMTNKKQKFNIREFGSKYTIYLVLLALLLVMGLLDSSFLSVVNLKNVLIIASVRAIIALGVGGTLITRGTDLSAGRSVGLTACIAASLLQRPDYAYKLFGNLPHIPVFAVIIFVVLIGAIIGLVNGLVVAYLKVPPFIATLGMMVIVYGIACIYTNAQPIGGLRNDFTNVATGSLLSIPNLILIAGAVALVMWFIYNKTRFGKYIYAIGGNPNAAEVSGVNVEKTLLKVYALAGACYGLAGALLAARTGGATNNYGLMYELDAIAAATIGGVSTTGGIGRVSGIITGVLIFEVLNNGLVILGVSPYWQQVIKGVIIIGAVAFDIRKYLQKK, encoded by the coding sequence ATGGCAGAAATGACAAATAAAAAACAAAAGTTTAATATAAGAGAATTTGGAAGTAAGTATACAATTTATCTAGTACTTTTAGCATTACTATTAGTAATGGGCTTATTGGATAGCAGCTTTTTATCAGTTGTAAACCTTAAAAACGTACTTATTATAGCTTCTGTTCGCGCTATCATAGCTCTAGGGGTAGGTGGAACACTTATAACTCGTGGAACTGACCTTTCAGCAGGTCGTTCAGTAGGACTTACAGCTTGTATAGCAGCTAGTTTACTTCAAAGACCAGATTATGCATATAAACTATTTGGTAATTTACCACACATTCCAGTATTTGCAGTAATTATATTTGTTGTACTTATTGGAGCAATAATTGGACTGGTTAATGGTTTGGTAGTAGCTTATTTAAAAGTTCCACCATTCATAGCAACTTTAGGTATGATGGTTATTGTATATGGTATTGCTTGTATATATACAAACGCTCAGCCTATAGGTGGACTAAGAAATGATTTTACAAATGTAGCAACTGGCTCATTGTTATCTATTCCTAACTTAATACTAATAGCAGGTGCAGTTGCATTAGTTATGTGGTTTATATATAACAAAACACGTTTTGGAAAATATATATATGCTATAGGTGGAAATCCAAACGCAGCTGAAGTTTCAGGTGTAAATGTTGAAAAGACATTATTAAAGGTTTATGCTCTTGCAGGAGCTTGTTATGGACTTGCAGGTGCACTACTTGCAGCAAGAACAGGTGGAGCTACTAACAACTATGGTTTAATGTATGAGCTTGATGCTATAGCAGCAGCAACTATAGGTGGAGTATCCACAACAGGTGGTATTGGTAGAGTATCTGGAATTATAACTGGTGTTCTTATATTCGAAGTATTAAATAATGGTCTAGTTATACTTGGAGTATCACCATATTGGCAACAAGTTATCAAAGGTGTAATTATAATCGGTGCAGTTGCCTTTGATATAAGAAAATATTTACAAAAGAAATAA